Within the Pseudorasbora parva isolate DD20220531a chromosome 20, ASM2467924v1, whole genome shotgun sequence genome, the region ATACTTGGTTTATTCTGAGTGTATTGTCACCCGTTGCTTCCTTTCTTTTGGTCATTTGATTTTGTAAATTGATTGTTTCCTTTACAAttgtataatttattaattttacttTTGTATTCTTCTTTAGGAGCTGTGGGCTTCCTGGAGCGGGCGGGTTCTTTACGGCATTACAGGCTTTACATCACCAAAGGGTGTCATTCTTGTTGTGTCCTTTATTGCAGTGTCACTAGTTTTGTGTCTTTACAGTGAACTTGGTGGGTGTGATTCTGATTGGCGTGGTTTCCATTGTATGCCTGTTGCGGTTACACGAGCCTGCTCTCCAGAGGAAGCCTCAGCCCGTTAAGCTTTATTGTGACTTAATTTCCTCTGTTTCCTTACTTTCAGTCCATGACACTTGTTCTTCtagttttaaataattgttggcCAACTTTcttagaaataaattatattttgtacgGAACCCATGCCTCTTGCCTCTCTTGGTGGAACGCACTTGCGTGCTTTATTTCATAGGTTCCCCATTAAAACGGGGTGGCGTAGTCGTTACAATCGAGCCACCATGCTACACTAGATTCAGGAAGTGGGAAAAACATGCATGTTAAGTACTTTTGGTCTTTTGTGCATACACAATGTTTATACATGAAGCCCTATAGATATTTACCTATAGTAATATTTAGAGCTCTGTCTATGGGATAAATCAAAATGGAGATCCTGTATTCATAGTTTTCAGTCACGTGACTGTCGCGGAGCCCTGGAGGGCAAAACAGCTATAAAACTGCAGCAActaaagccttgtttatactttcgcctggcTCCAGTGTAAAGTTCTTGTTTTCCATCTGggtctctgacgtgaactcacgaaGCACCAAGACGCAacattggtgtttttttttagttgcttataaacatattaatgaCAAAAGTGTCATTATATTGGATTCAGCACAAACTGGGCTACTATAATATTTGAGCAACATGTATGTGCATGCTTGTGTTTTTGAGAGAATAaagtttgtgtggtttttgaaaaaactaaaTGAAACCCACTGAATCAAatgtgcactatgcaactttccgtccacttgaGGGcatctattcaaaacaaaggcagtttgatgacgccaagtttgagcgcagcatcttgggatatatggtcttcacctcacagccggtggacacgggcagaagtcatgttcatggatgcagtttgttAACGTtcctgtagtatgaagcagcgttgtggagctgagcacggccactagagcgattgttaaacaaacaccCACCTCGTGAAAACACggttattatgacgggacgtgACACAGTCGCCAGAGGCGCGcgcactatttccgcttttccggtcatgagtataaggtaatgcagctctgttaatcatatttgatacatttaagtgcgtttaaaatgatgttatgacgttactctgtgcgttcgctcggcgctactgtgacatgttcacactgctaagaataaagcgtttctgcccaataaaaccgagggtaacacagatatgacgcaattgacaggcgactccctcaaacgttatgctgacacgtcccgggtccttggttaaaatagcaattttctcacaatttacaaatagttggaaacatttgggatattgtaagtactcaattgaacaaaatatataacactgacctagaggtttttggatattttactgcaaaatactacatagtgcacctttaaggccaCAAAAAACACAATGGATATGTGTCCACAAGATTTTTGACTAATGGGTTTGCTTTCTTTACAAAGGCCGTATGTGAAGGGGTGTGAATGATCATGGATAATGCTGTGATTTTCACCTGAGCGAAAAAAGAATCACATAATCAGCTGCATAATGATCTGCATAATGAATGAGCCTTTGATTCAGGTATGTGACCTGGAAGTGTCAGGtatttcctgttaacactgtgaagctgctttgaaacaatcggcattgtaaaaagcactatgTAAATAATGTTGACTTGACTTTCATGTTTCTTTAGACATGtctcatgtttttgtgacaagTATTCACTAAGTTACAATTCATTTTCTGAAGACTACTGAATAAACTACTGAGAGAGAGGCTGCAGATCACacatcatgtttttttgttttctttatttagcaaaaaaaacaaaacattttgtctttatttgagtgtacacaaataaagtaGATACTTAACATATTATACTGATAACACTTGCCTGAATTATTCAAATCGACTGAGTTATTTGAGTCTCTTTGgcactaataataaaaaaaaatcaaggccACTGTGCCGGCGTGATCTTCAACCTTTAGGGGTTAAGTGTGTACATAAGCTGAGGATTTagtaaagccccgtttccaccaaaattacccggaacaatttgtaccaggaacttttttacaggaacttttctccccccccagacctgcagctgtctgcgtttcgaccgcgataaagttccgtgaagattaggcaaattagtccggtgatgtaggactgcgcgcgactgttcctccaaatcagtgaaggacagtaataatttttaagtgtaccgactgaaagatttagtgaactgtttacatgagacgttatctaaaccgatctggtgtttacatgtgatgactttcaatcgcaatcattttgtcacatgcagtttgtctgccgcatcaaaaatgtcaacgctgttttctccagcagctggagtgtgttaactgtagccatagcatctcttaacggccaccaggactaatacagtattatttataactatttgttgtaaagtgtaataatcatctcagaaaaaaaaatcttctgtcaggcgcagttaaagtaaaaactgcctggggcaatatacgctgtgtcattactccaacattatcttcataacttacgaaataaaacgtttacccctcagaaaaatgtactttcctctcttgtcaacatgagcgcggcgcgcgccgtcacgtcatgtaaggacacacacttaaaagtaatcggtcaggtcgtttacatgatggaaaaaaaaaataacgagtatggaagagattcaagctgtgctgcttttgctggttatgtataggtttactaaagaggtaattaacaacgacagaaaagagcactaatatgcagattcagcagcatgcagcatattcagaaagcttgtaaagctagatttaaaatgacaatgtatattattatcagctattacggacattgaacgtgagatggctgagacgaccgcgcgccaccagacagagagcaagactgatatttactgaacgtagaccgaacctcgcaaaagacttttaaaaatgccggttgaactaaaatgctgcctgagctcaaccaatcagcatgttcagcacccaagtcccgccctcgaaagttcctgaactttgaaaaagtactacctcgcgagcagggccgtttggagggggaaatatttacccggaacttcatttataccctggttcctgcggtctaaacacacgaagtaccacccaaagttcctagttcctgggtaaagttcctgtggtggaaacggggcttaagacTCCAGAGTTGAATTTCAGATAAAGGGCCTTTTGTTTCTGACACGCTCTGGAAAAGGAAGACTAATCATAACACTGCTATTTCCAGAATGAGCTTGCAAATGACGCTTCAGGTCTCTTCGATATGTAAAACCCATATCACACTGGAGACACATGaaaggtttctctccagtgtgaagcCTCATGTGGATTTTAAGGGTTCCTTTTTCATTAAAACCTTTTCCACACTGTTCACAGTTgaatggcttctctccagtgtgaagtcTCACATGAATATCAAGGTTTGATTTGCTTGAGCAAGTCCTTCCACAGTGAGGGCACATGAAacgcttctctccagtgtgagttAATACATGATCCTTAAGGTGATCGCTGTCTGTGAAACTCATTCCACACTGATGACATTTAAAGCAGTTGTCTTTCGAGTGAAGCCTCAGGTGAGCATTAAGGTTTTTTTTACGTTTGAAGCTCTTTCCACAACAATTACATATGAAAGGtgtttctccagtgtgaattctcatgtgttcATTAAGAGTTCCTTGATGTGTAAAACTATTTCCACAATTAGGGCAgatgtaaggcttctctccagtgtgaattctcatatgGACTTTAAGGTTTCCTTTTCCTTTCAACCCTGCTCCACACTGTTGACAGGTGTAAGGACTCTCTCCattgtgaattctcatgtgagcTTTAAGGGTTTCACTTtgtttgaaactctttccacactgaaaACAGGTGAAATCATGTTTACCCCCTGTCTTTTGAGCTCTTTTTTGCGAGGAAGTGTTTTCAGTCTGCGAGCAGCTAGGATCGCTTTCCCCAGTTCCATCTAGTTCCTCTTCTTTTACATCAAGTTCTAGAATCTCTTCTTTTAGCGGCATCAGGTCTAAGATGGAAACAGATAAATACAACTTTAAGCCCAATTTTATGGTACATAATGACAAAGAAATTAGGTGTTGGtttataccatctggatgcACATTTATGGGGGGAAGGTTTTAAACAGTTTATGGTACAGGCAAGTAAATCACTCTTCTAAACTAATGTGCGTTGTATAACACGTATACAGACAGTATCACGTGCAGATCGTGCACACACAGAAAAATTCAGAAGTGTAAGTGTGATTCATcaataaaatagtttttaaaaaaagtttataagCATATCTTtctgtttttgaaagaactaaaaaCCCACAGCTTCACTGTTACTAGAGAGACACACAGACAGGTAGGAGTAATTAACACACACTCGCCGTCTTACTAATTGACTCATATAAATGTAAATCTGTAAGAAATAACGACTCATACACAAAAgcttaaataaaaacaagctgTTTTGTATGAGCAATACCTTTGTGGGCGGCACTATGACATGCCGCAGCTGTGCACAAGGTTCAGGCCAACATCATCTGTTCACTTACTTTACCAAGCATTCCCATCTTGTGTTTTTGATATGTCATCAGAGATTAGTCAGTGTCAGTTTGACTTTAATCACACATTTAGATTGAAATCTGAGGTCATTCAACCCCTATGATATAATGCTAAATCAAGTCAAAGTAGTGAGATTTTAACTCTTTCACACATCAGTTTAAAATCTTCTGGATGACCCACAGCATTAGGCCATGTCGACACTAAtatgttttcatttgaaaacgtatatttttctctccgttttggccttccgtccacactgagacagcgttttgagtcaatgaaaacgtatcgttttgaaaacgctctccaaagtGAAAAACTCCCCAAATTTGAAAACGCCGTCTTCGCGccgtagtgtggactgtgaaaacggaggcttttttatacgatgacgcatttttagccatgagatgcagtcatatgaccaattcagccaagatggtgaacgacattgtacagcagttgttttgtatgctttctgttttgacagccttgttaaatattaatgtcagtttgtacatactgttaaaaaactcagtgccttttctcgacattgacgcaaaatttcaaagagtaaTGAAACGAGTAGCTgaaatgacgcaagtcgaagcGTCTTAGATCCCTgtactgcgcatgagcaaatccaagcgttttcagacgtttcagtgtagattaacattttttggaaaacgattgaaaatgatagtgtggacgtGGAGCGTTTTTTAGACAAAAACTCTGTTTTTAAATTGatccggattagtgtagacgtagcctTAGTTTTTCAAAGCAATTTAGAATGTATAACTTTATTGTTTCTGTGGTGGCGAGTCTTTACTTGTCACGTGACACCAGTCATACTAGTGCAGTTGTTTATATAACGATCACGTTAGTTTAGTTATGCGTGCGCGCCACCATTTTAGTTTGTGCCACAGTTCAGAGAATCAGATATATTGGATTTGCAGCACGTgaattcatccacttctcccaaaatacatgaaacgGTGAACTGGAAGAAGAGAGAAAACTGTAAAGTTACCAACaacacaatgtgtatctgatacTACTTTCATAGACAGTGTGcattttacaaactctaaatgtattgttttgctGCTAGGCTAtgtatgtgtatttaaatgtctgaaacctaaaataaacattatgcgGTTGACAACATGGAATAGTTGTTGTATAGTAATAGTATATGACAAGCGCCGAGTACATCTGTCTCTGGCACAGTGCCAGATTTAGAAGTTGATCATGTGATACACTGAAAATTCTAATCACACTGGTGTGATCATGTGCGAAAGCGTTAAGGTTTGATTATAGACATTCTGGGATAACTTAGTCAGGAATATCTACATACTACAACAAAACTAAGGCACAGTTTGCATGAAAAATGTGAAAGCTGTAAAGGAAATTTTTAACAAACTATATCAAACTGCCTATAAAAACAGTTTTTCAAAAACACAAACGCATTCttcttttataaaatgttaatcATCTTACAAGAAGTAGTGTGTTCGTTGTCTGTAGCCTTGAACAAGTTCCATAAAAGTTTTTTCACTCAAGGTGTGACAGCTGCAGATAACATCAACTAAGGAGTTTGTTATTGTGTTATTGACTAAGAAGCCCCCACCCACTGAAATGAGAgtataaaagaaaagtgtgagACTGCACAACCTGCAACCTACATTAACTTTCTTGGCAAGAATAAAAGCTTTTAAAGACAGGTAGCTTGTGTTTTTTCAATTCCAGCTTCACCAtaatttttaaagtttattttttccACGACAAAGCTGTCATTAGGTACGCTCCGAACCGATATTCAGATCGGGTATCAGCCCGATACGTTTATTTGTGCTGTATTGGTCAGAGGAGACTGATCCAAATCCGATATTGTACGTATAATGTTCAGCGTTATTGTTAAGCCCCATTAATCgcacaaaaacatcaaaaagcACCATGAAGTTTTCATGCACTATATTCAAAGTTTTCTAAAGCTTTTCCATAATTTAATGTGAGGTACAGATAGACAAATAGATAGAACTATGTAATTCAATTCACGTTTTCCCAGGACATAGACATTTTGGTTATAAatagtattttgtaatataaaattGTTTCTATCCATTCAGAGGGAacatactttaaatgtattgaaattaataaggcATTCAGCATTCAAACTGTGTATCATGTTCGGTTACAACAATCAACACGATAAAACTCTCTCCATGAAAATTCAAGGTTCCCGTTATTATACTTGATCTGTAGATAAAGGTATATGGTTTTACTTAAAATGACTTTGTTTCTACTTTCTCCTGGGTGTCTGTTAGATCATACACAACACTGAAGTAGAAAGCGTTATACATTTTTCTTCATGTGCGCAGTAACTGAAATGTAAATTTGTTAAAAGAAAAGGCTCAATAAACTATTGCAttgatatacactcacctaaaggattattaggaaaacctgttcaatttctcattaatacaattatctaatcaaccaatcacatggcagttcaatgcatttagaggtatggtcctggtcaagccaacctcctgaactccaaactgaatgtcagatgggaaagaaaggtgatttaagcaattttaagcatggcatggttgctggtgccagatgggccggtctgagtatttaacAATCTACTCAgatactgggattttcatgcacaaccatttctagggtttacaaaaaaTGGAGTGAGaagagaaaaacatccagtatgtggcaagGCATTTCTGCATTTCTGCcctgttgatgctagaggtcagaggagaatgggccaactgatttaagctagaagagcaactttgactgaaataaccactcgttacaaccaaggtatgcagcaaagcatttatgtagccacaacacgcacaatcttgaggcggatgggctacaacagcagaagaccccaccgggtaccaatcatctccactacaaataggaaaaagaggctacaatttgcacaagctcaccaaaattggacagttgaagactggaaaaatattgcctggtctgatgggtctcgatttctgttaagacattcagatggtagagtcagaatttggcataaacagaatgagaacatggatccatcaagccttgttaccactgtgcaggcttctggtggtggtgtaatggtgtgggggatgttttcttgtcacactttaggccccttagtgacaattgggcattgtttaaatgccacagcttatgaccaccatgtacccatcctctgatgtcTACTTCCAGAAGGATAATGCACCGTGTCataaagcttgaatcatttcaaatttgtttcttgaacatgaaaatTAGTTcaatgtactaaaatggcccccacagtcaccagatctcaaatcaacatcaactgcaagatgctaccCTACCAATATGggtcaacatttctaaagaaggctttcagcaccttgttgaatcaatgtcacgtagaattaaggcagttctgaaggcgaaaaggggtcaaaacacagtattagtatggtgttcctaataatccttcagGTGAGTGTAGatttaaggcagttctgaagatgaaatgaggtaaaacacagtattagtatggtgttcctaataatccttcagGTGAGTGTAGAATCaaggcagttctgaagatgaaaggaggtcaaacacaatattagtatggtgttcctaataatcctttaggtgagtgtataacaGTATATTACATAACATATCAATAGCCCTCCCTTTGTGTTTTGAACTTCAACGCAATGGAGCGCTGTGACTTAATGTTGTTTCAAGCTCATCATCTTGCGCATAGGATTCGAATAAGCGTTTTGTGCCACTTATTGTACTCCTTTCATATAACACTTTTGTGCAATGAAAGATTGTTAATTGCTTTCTTGTTCTGTCCTATCCATATGCACAACCTCTTAAAAAGTTGCactataaatttaaaataaatgtctttCAAATTTATTGTCCATATTTATCTATAAATATTTACTTGCTTTTCATGAATACATGACAAAGTCATGAGTCACAGATGAAGGAATCCAACTTCCTCCTCTGATTAACAAAAAAAGGCACACTCTTATatagtttttgttaatattgtaGTTATTTTGCCTTGTACATTCTGTGCAGAGCACAAACAAACTGTCATTTATCTTTACTTGACATTTCTGAAATGTATGTGCACAGTTGTTTTAACaatgcaataaatgcacatccttgaataatgtgctatcctgtttatttattaaatcacaTTTACTGCTGGGCTATGGGCCATTCAGGATCATCCATAATAAGTTATTGAAATGCATTTTCATTTTACAAAAAAGAGTTTCAGTGAAGGATACTTCTTTTATTCTTGATCTATATCCTTATCACTCCGGGACTACGTTTATCcatcaataaaaaaatttaaaaattcaAAAACAACATTGTGGAATCGATACTCGGAATCGACTCCAGAACCAGGAGTTAgaatcaataaaaaataaaaataaatcataattaaACAGCCCTATGGACCACAACAAACGTGCACTAAATGTGCATTTGAAAAGGCAACATGTGCCAAACATCTTTCAAAACTTGGAATAGCTTACAATCCCGTTGCCCAACTTTCAATATTCAATATACTTATTCTACTATTCAATTTTAATATACTCAATATTATGTACAGTGATAGCAGTGTAGATCAGTGTATAGTGCTTTTCTTCCTCTCTCAGTGGATGACAAAAATTAAGAGagtcagataaaaaaaaaaaatcaatttaatattttttacatgtgCTGCATCTATTCTCCtagtattgtttattttttagtttgaaATATATTCTGAACAGAGCTTTTGTGATATTTCAAACCATACTTAAATACTTAAGCTGCAAATTTCATCAAGGAGCTAAGGTGAAGCAGTGTTTCTGTTATCAGTGAGCAAGAGACTGAGAAATGGTGAAACTGGAGCGGAGTGGTTATATTGAATGCTTAGAGTGTGGAGAGGAAATTGTTGCCGCTCCACTCCGCTCATATAATCTGGTTTTAAAGGCAGCATCAGTTAGGGGCGTTCAAttccagttttttttaaagtcaactCTGATTCCTGACTCCCACTGTAAGAGTCTATGGAATTGACTCCATTTACTTAACATCAAAACAGGGTAAGAAATAAGACAAAATTGCAGTTGTTACACACTTAAATTATTTTCCCCCAGACACAAAGCCATAAACCCCCTTATTAAAACGGCACACTTTTAGCAAATTAGTCCAATGTAGCGATGACTTGATGGCCAGTCCCTAATTTTATGGAGGAAAAAGTCACGAAAAAGCTGTTGTCGAGTGATGCTAAACGCACATGATCATTGTCTTAAAGGGTGAGTTAAAGATACTAAATACATACAATAATGTACACTTattgatgcattttttatgatttatggcTAGCTTAATGATTAAGccatcaattaaactaaagctAGCACGAAGGAAGCCTTATTACAAACTAAAGTAACAATGACTGGTTTATTTCTAAAGTAAGCACTCAAATAAATGTGGGTGACAAAGTTTCTCCAACAGCGGTAGAAATGTCACTGTCTGAATTCCTCCATTTCATTTATTCCTTACTTGCAGT harbors:
- the LOC137049710 gene encoding zinc finger protein OZF-like, encoding MALIKEESEDIKIEESVNIEESVIEVKIEETDEEIDDENEEQTDLMPLKEEILELDVKEEELDGTGESDPSCSQTENTSSQKRAQKTGGKHDFTCFQCGKSFKQSETLKAHMRIHNGESPYTCQQCGAGLKGKGNLKVHMRIHTGEKPYICPNCGNSFTHQGTLNEHMRIHTGETPFICNCCGKSFKRKKNLNAHLRLHSKDNCFKCHQCGMSFTDSDHLKDHVLTHTGEKRFMCPHCGRTCSSKSNLDIHVRLHTGEKPFNCEQCGKGFNEKGTLKIHMRLHTGEKPFMCLQCDMGFTYRRDLKRHLQAHSGNSSVMISLPFPERVRNKRPFI